In one Corallococcus silvisoli genomic region, the following are encoded:
- a CDS encoding biotin/lipoyl-containing protein has translation MRYFTKQQGQKEAVPVDLEALGQDRYRLTVNGQSYQVDALSVDQGTLSLLVDGQSYNVEFEENGDEIGTLVRGQVNRTDVADERKLRMRAAAGSFSVEGRQVILAPMPGKVVKVLVKVGEEVKEGQGLVVVEAMKMENELKSPKAGKVTEVFAKEGTAVENNAKLIVVE, from the coding sequence ATGCGTTACTTCACGAAGCAGCAGGGCCAGAAGGAAGCGGTGCCGGTGGACCTGGAGGCGCTGGGCCAGGACCGCTACCGGCTCACGGTGAATGGCCAGTCGTACCAGGTGGACGCGCTGTCCGTGGACCAGGGCACGCTGTCGCTGCTGGTGGACGGCCAGTCGTACAACGTCGAGTTCGAGGAGAACGGCGACGAGATTGGCACGCTGGTGCGCGGGCAGGTGAACCGCACCGACGTGGCGGATGAGCGCAAGCTGCGCATGCGCGCCGCCGCGGGCAGCTTCTCCGTGGAGGGCCGGCAGGTCATCCTCGCGCCCATGCCCGGCAAGGTGGTGAAGGTGCTGGTCAAGGTCGGCGAAGAGGTGAAGGAGGGCCAGGGGCTCGTGGTCGTGGAGGCCATGAAGATGGAGAACGAGCTCAAGAGCCCCAAGGCCGGCAAGGTGACGGAGGTGTTCGCCAAGGAAGGCACCGCCGTGGAGAACAACGCGAAGCTCATCGTCGTCGAGTAA
- a CDS encoding alpha/beta fold hydrolase translates to MLARTWRGVTKAEDADAYLAYLHQTGLAHYRRTPGNLAAYCLRKVAEGKAEFLLVTLWESMDAVKRFAGDAPERALFFPEDDRYLIDRDLHVTHYEVPFAEGQAFVGHRVRFDDFRVAGPSGDLRLVDTGGGGTSLPVVFVHGLAGNASHWQAQLEHLSSVGRRGIALELRGHGGSTPPEPQDYTVESLTGDIAAGVRALGLRRFVLVGHSIGAGVALAYAGDNPRQVVGLFLVDPMTDLHLYPQEQVTAYLASLDAPDVAQALRQDWAQMAGPRADVRERLLADLEATPVSAVVAVQRSSVGFDLTAALARYPGPKFSLIAPDNDSPRSLHRLGEGVAHQLVEGAGHWIHLDHPDAVNAALDAFLKKSAPA, encoded by the coding sequence ATGCTCGCACGCACCTGGCGCGGGGTAACGAAGGCGGAGGACGCCGACGCCTACCTCGCCTATCTCCACCAGACGGGCCTCGCGCACTACCGGCGCACGCCCGGAAACCTGGCCGCGTACTGCCTGCGCAAGGTGGCGGAGGGGAAGGCGGAGTTCCTGCTCGTCACCCTCTGGGAGTCGATGGACGCGGTGAAGCGCTTCGCGGGCGACGCGCCAGAGCGCGCCCTCTTCTTCCCCGAGGATGACCGCTACCTCATCGACCGAGACCTGCACGTCACGCACTACGAGGTCCCCTTCGCGGAAGGGCAGGCCTTCGTGGGCCACCGCGTCCGCTTCGACGACTTCCGCGTGGCGGGGCCCTCTGGCGACCTGCGGCTGGTGGACACGGGCGGCGGCGGAACGAGCCTGCCCGTCGTCTTCGTGCACGGGCTCGCGGGCAATGCGTCGCACTGGCAGGCGCAGCTGGAGCATCTGTCCTCGGTGGGACGCCGGGGCATCGCCCTGGAGCTGCGCGGCCACGGAGGCTCCACGCCGCCGGAGCCACAGGACTACACGGTGGAGTCGCTAACGGGGGACATCGCCGCCGGGGTCCGGGCGCTGGGGCTTCGCCGCTTCGTGCTCGTGGGGCACAGCATCGGCGCGGGCGTGGCGCTGGCCTACGCGGGCGACAACCCCCGGCAGGTGGTGGGTCTGTTCCTGGTGGATCCGATGACGGACCTGCACCTGTATCCCCAGGAGCAGGTGACGGCCTACCTCGCCTCGCTCGACGCGCCCGACGTGGCGCAGGCGCTGCGGCAGGACTGGGCGCAGATGGCGGGGCCGCGCGCGGACGTGCGCGAGCGGTTGCTCGCGGACCTGGAGGCCACGCCGGTGTCCGCCGTGGTGGCGGTCCAGCGCTCCAGCGTGGGCTTCGACCTGACGGCCGCGCTCGCACGCTACCCGGGGCCGAAGTTCTCGCTCATCGCGCCGGACAACGACTCGCCGCGCAGCCTCCATCGGCTGGGCGAGGGCGTGGCGCACCAGCTGGTGGAGGGCGCCGGACACTGGATCCACCTGGACCATCCGGACGCGGTCAACGCCGCGCTGGACGCATTCCTCAAGAAGTCAGCACCAGCTTGA
- a CDS encoding TSUP family transporter, with translation MDLDVGALKLVLLCVAALSAGFVDAIAGGGGLITLPALLTAGLPAHVALGTNKGQSVFGSGAALVRFARAGLVDAKLGKVTFPFGLLGAFGGAALVLLLRPEVLKPLVLVLLIAVAVFLAFRRAPPKRDGVEPSPRPRAQAIGALIALVLGTYDGFFGPGVGTFLIVAFSSLLGHGLARASADAKVVNFASNLASVTLFALRGVVLWKVALPMAAAQFTGAWLGAHAAVKGGDRLVRVVVLGVVAALVLKLGRDVWLGWAA, from the coding sequence GTGGACCTGGACGTCGGCGCGTTGAAGCTGGTGCTGCTGTGTGTCGCCGCGTTGAGCGCGGGCTTCGTGGACGCCATCGCGGGAGGCGGCGGCCTCATCACGCTGCCCGCGCTGCTGACGGCGGGCCTGCCGGCGCACGTGGCGCTGGGCACCAACAAGGGCCAGTCCGTGTTCGGCTCGGGCGCGGCGCTGGTGCGCTTCGCGCGCGCGGGCCTGGTGGACGCGAAGCTGGGGAAGGTGACGTTCCCCTTCGGCCTGCTGGGCGCGTTCGGCGGCGCGGCGCTGGTGCTGCTGCTGCGCCCGGAGGTGCTCAAGCCGCTGGTGCTGGTGCTGCTCATCGCGGTGGCGGTGTTCCTCGCCTTCCGCCGCGCGCCGCCGAAGCGCGACGGCGTGGAGCCCTCGCCCCGGCCGCGCGCGCAGGCCATTGGCGCGCTCATCGCGCTGGTGCTCGGCACCTATGACGGCTTCTTCGGGCCGGGGGTGGGCACCTTCCTCATCGTGGCGTTCTCGTCGCTGCTGGGCCACGGGCTGGCGCGCGCGTCCGCGGACGCGAAGGTGGTGAACTTCGCCTCCAACCTGGCGTCGGTGACGCTCTTCGCGCTCCGGGGCGTGGTGCTGTGGAAGGTGGCGCTGCCCATGGCCGCGGCGCAGTTCACCGGCGCGTGGCTGGGCGCGCACGCGGCGGTGAAGGGCGGCGACCGGCTGGTGCGCGTCGTCGTGCTGGGCGTGGTGGCCGCGCTGGTGCTGAAGCTGGGGCGCGACGTGTGGCTGGGCTGGGCGGCCTGA
- a CDS encoding Uma2 family endonuclease, producing the protein MGKKPATYADLEALPEHVVGELVAGELYASPRPAMRHAVVSSRLGGELMGPFGRGRGGPGGWVILDEPELHFGDDVLVPDVAGWRKERMPVVPDTAATSLAPDWVCEVLSPSTRTLDREAKLPVYAREGVRHVWLMDPRTRTLEVFGLRDGRYTGLLTHVGAAPIRAEPFDAVELDLAFLWGTQ; encoded by the coding sequence ATGGGAAAGAAGCCCGCGACATACGCGGACCTGGAGGCGCTCCCGGAGCATGTCGTGGGAGAGCTTGTCGCGGGGGAGCTGTATGCAAGCCCACGGCCGGCGATGCGGCATGCCGTGGTGTCTTCACGGCTTGGGGGCGAGCTCATGGGCCCGTTTGGGAGGGGCAGGGGAGGGCCTGGAGGCTGGGTCATCCTGGACGAGCCCGAGCTGCACTTCGGTGATGACGTCCTGGTGCCGGATGTCGCGGGCTGGAGGAAGGAACGGATGCCTGTCGTTCCCGACACGGCGGCGACGTCTCTCGCGCCGGACTGGGTCTGTGAGGTGTTGTCCCCGTCCACCCGGACGCTGGACCGGGAGGCGAAGCTGCCTGTGTACGCGCGCGAAGGTGTGCGGCACGTCTGGTTGATGGATCCGAGGACACGCACGCTGGAGGTGTTCGGCTTGAGGGATGGACGGTACACGGGACTCCTCACGCATGTCGGGGCGGCGCCCATCCGGGCGGAGCCGTTCGACGCAGTGGAGCTGGACCTCGCGTTCCTCTGGGGGACGCAGTGA
- a CDS encoding YfbM family protein, which produces MEMLCTLRSATETQRQALLKTPGALEPFLEDEEDFGDAKGAAFLELDIGEAWHGLQFLLTGTAWEGTPPLDFLVRGGDDVGDIPSDEGTARVFDPAGVKALAEALKKASEQDLRGRFDPARLQAEDIYPGTWDEEEPAEDVDPLEELLSYFVELQKFTAAVAKRGLALLVHIG; this is translated from the coding sequence ATGGAGATGCTCTGCACCCTGCGCAGCGCCACCGAGACGCAGCGCCAGGCCCTGCTCAAGACGCCCGGCGCGCTGGAGCCCTTCCTGGAGGACGAGGAGGACTTCGGCGACGCGAAGGGCGCGGCGTTCCTGGAGCTGGACATTGGCGAGGCGTGGCACGGCCTCCAGTTCCTGCTCACCGGCACGGCCTGGGAGGGCACCCCGCCCCTGGACTTCCTGGTGCGCGGCGGCGACGACGTGGGGGACATCCCGTCGGATGAGGGCACCGCGCGCGTGTTCGACCCGGCCGGGGTGAAGGCGCTGGCGGAGGCGCTGAAGAAGGCCTCCGAGCAGGACCTGCGTGGGCGCTTCGACCCGGCGCGCCTCCAGGCGGAGGACATCTACCCGGGCACCTGGGACGAGGAGGAGCCGGCGGAGGACGTGGATCCGCTGGAGGAGCTGCTCTCCTACTTCGTGGAGCTCCAGAAGTTCACCGCCGCCGTGGCGAAGCGGGGCCTGGCGCTGCTCGTGCACATCGGCTGA
- a CDS encoding DnaJ domain-containing protein: MAEGEVRQYWVRNDRGTTWGPLTGPTIELLIDSGSIQGKLQVSTDGLQFAFPWRFPEVRDVFPRELWGDGAPASLRTAPVVPPPPGPAAPPTGPGAAPMAGPGAVPMAGPGAVPMAGPGAVPMAGPGAVPMAGPGATPMAGPGAMRSPAPVARAAVDASGRPVATRPPGPGAPARPPVAPPAAAARPAGAPATAAAPPAQAPQGPVDDGSNTVPPQGQLAQCPPMQLYGRIAAGEHTGLLTLGLSDRALSVHFRKGSPEFVDSSHAEDALGVSLLGARLLTAEQLQQAEGARERFGGDLLAALFGLGLLQPATAFAQLAQRALGILGKALRAEAGTFTFELRDLPAHKAMPLGNRWALLSDQVRRVPTADLKRRLAYVLPMPIMKSGGRVASSELRLTPHEVRALAFIDGVRSLGQLLQDVPQDAEHLLRVSFLLKELNGVSFAAATRTQAAPPPPASGPTAAARPGPEAGGAQGPGAPVRPSGTVPTVGSAAPAAGPGAVPMTPPGVSAGPGAGPATAAGASASGPGAAPRPPGATPAPTAGPGAAPRPAGSAAPTAGPGAAPRPPGAAPAAGAAPTAGPGAAPRPPGATPAPTAGPGAAPRPPGAAPAAAAPRAPGAAPAAGPGAAPRPAGAPAGAAPTAGPGVAPRPPGAAPAAAPVARPAPPVVGAPAAAPAASSAAPGSDELPALRQLAVTMKGQNHFQRLGLTEQTEGSAVKIAYFRLAKLYHPDTLPQGAPPELEKLKAEVFAYVGDAYRTLTDDKSRAAYLEELKNGGGDGVDVQAILQAEELFQKSCILVKARKYPEAVKMLNEAIALNAEEPEFFAWRGYARFLAAPDKKAAQPEAFREIQAAIKRNERCAPAHYFLGVIAKLSGDAAGALKHFKRTVELQPDHIDAMREIRMASQKK; this comes from the coding sequence ATGGCGGAGGGTGAGGTCCGGCAGTACTGGGTGCGGAACGATCGGGGCACCACGTGGGGGCCGCTGACCGGGCCCACCATCGAGCTGCTCATCGACAGCGGCTCCATCCAGGGCAAGCTCCAGGTCTCCACCGACGGTCTCCAGTTCGCCTTCCCATGGCGCTTCCCGGAGGTGCGGGACGTGTTCCCGCGCGAGCTGTGGGGGGATGGCGCGCCCGCGTCGCTGAGGACCGCGCCCGTCGTTCCGCCACCGCCCGGCCCCGCCGCGCCGCCCACGGGCCCTGGCGCCGCGCCCATGGCCGGTCCGGGCGCCGTGCCCATGGCCGGTCCTGGCGCCGTGCCCATGGCCGGTCCGGGCGCCGTGCCCATGGCCGGTCCTGGCGCGGTGCCCATGGCGGGCCCGGGTGCCACGCCCATGGCGGGTCCCGGCGCGATGCGGAGTCCGGCGCCAGTGGCGCGCGCGGCCGTGGACGCCTCGGGGCGGCCTGTCGCCACGCGGCCTCCGGGTCCCGGGGCTCCGGCCCGTCCCCCCGTCGCGCCTCCGGCCGCGGCGGCCCGTCCGGCGGGGGCTCCGGCCACCGCGGCGGCGCCCCCCGCGCAGGCGCCACAGGGGCCGGTGGATGACGGCTCCAACACCGTGCCGCCGCAGGGTCAGCTCGCGCAGTGCCCGCCCATGCAGCTCTACGGTCGCATCGCCGCGGGCGAACACACGGGCCTGCTGACGCTGGGGCTTTCGGACCGGGCGCTGTCGGTGCACTTCCGCAAGGGCAGCCCGGAGTTCGTCGACTCGTCGCACGCGGAGGACGCGCTGGGCGTGTCGCTCCTGGGCGCGCGGCTGTTGACGGCGGAGCAGCTCCAGCAGGCGGAAGGCGCGCGGGAGCGCTTCGGGGGAGACCTGCTGGCGGCGCTCTTCGGGCTGGGCCTGCTCCAGCCGGCGACCGCCTTCGCGCAGCTGGCGCAGCGGGCGTTGGGCATCCTGGGCAAGGCGCTGCGCGCCGAGGCCGGCACCTTCACCTTCGAGCTTCGCGACCTGCCCGCGCACAAGGCGATGCCGCTGGGCAACCGCTGGGCCCTGCTCAGCGACCAGGTGCGCCGCGTGCCGACGGCGGACCTCAAGCGGCGGCTCGCGTACGTGCTGCCGATGCCCATCATGAAGTCCGGAGGGCGCGTGGCCTCCAGCGAGCTGCGCCTGACGCCGCATGAGGTGCGCGCGCTCGCCTTCATCGACGGGGTGCGCTCGCTGGGGCAGCTGCTGCAGGACGTGCCCCAGGACGCGGAGCATCTGCTGCGCGTCTCGTTCCTGCTGAAGGAGCTGAACGGCGTCTCGTTCGCGGCGGCGACCCGCACGCAGGCGGCCCCGCCTCCGCCCGCCTCCGGCCCCACGGCGGCGGCGCGTCCCGGCCCCGAGGCTGGCGGCGCCCAGGGACCTGGGGCACCGGTCCGTCCGTCCGGGACCGTGCCCACGGTGGGCTCGGCTGCGCCCGCCGCGGGTCCGGGCGCCGTGCCCATGACGCCTCCAGGCGTGTCCGCCGGTCCTGGCGCAGGGCCCGCCACGGCGGCCGGAGCCTCCGCCTCGGGTCCTGGCGCGGCTCCCCGTCCTCCTGGCGCCACTCCCGCGCCCACGGCCGGCCCCGGTGCCGCGCCCCGTCCCGCTGGCTCCGCCGCCCCCACGGCCGGCCCCGGTGCAGCCCCCCGTCCTCCTGGCGCCGCTCCCGCCGCCGGTGCCGCCCCCACGGCCGGCCCGGGTGCAGCGCCCCGCCCTCCTGGCGCCACTCCCGCCCCCACGGCCGGCCCGGGTGCAGCGCCCCGTCCTCCCGGTGCCGCCCCCGCGGCTGCGGCGCCCCGTGCGCCTGGCGCCGCACCCGCCGCGGGCCCGGGTGCCGCGCCTCGGCCTGCGGGAGCCCCCGCTGGCGCCGCGCCCACGGCCGGCCCTGGTGTAGCGCCCCGCCCTCCCGGTGCCGCCCCCGCCGCGGCCCCTGTCGCACGGCCCGCGCCGCCCGTCGTCGGTGCTCCAGCCGCCGCCCCCGCGGCGTCGAGCGCCGCGCCCGGGTCGGACGAGCTGCCCGCGCTGCGCCAGCTCGCCGTGACCATGAAGGGGCAGAACCACTTCCAGCGGCTCGGCCTCACCGAACAGACCGAAGGCAGCGCGGTGAAGATCGCCTACTTCCGTCTGGCCAAGCTCTACCACCCGGACACCCTGCCCCAGGGCGCCCCGCCCGAGTTGGAGAAGCTCAAGGCGGAGGTGTTCGCCTACGTCGGGGACGCGTACCGGACGCTCACGGACGACAAGAGCCGCGCGGCCTACCTGGAGGAGCTCAAGAACGGCGGAGGGGACGGCGTGGATGTCCAGGCCATCCTCCAGGCCGAGGAGCTCTTCCAGAAGTCCTGCATCCTGGTGAAAGCGCGCAAGTACCCAGAAGCCGTGAAGATGCTCAACGAGGCCATCGCCCTCAACGCCGAGGAGCCGGAGTTCTTCGCCTGGCGGGGCTACGCGCGCTTCCTGGCCGCCCCGGACAAGAAGGCCGCCCAGCCGGAGGCCTTCCGCGAAATCCAGGCCGCCATCAAGCGCAACGAGCGGTGCGCCCCCGCCCACTACTTCCTGGGCGTCATCGCCAAGCTGAGCGGCGACGCGGCCGGGGCCCTCAAGCACTTCAAGCGGACGGTCGAGCTGCAACCGGACCACATCGATGCGATGCGGGAGATCCGCATGGCGTCCCAAAAGAAGTAG
- a CDS encoding Uma2 family endonuclease, which yields MGKKPATYADLEALPEHVVGELVAGELYASPRPAFPHLTAASFLMAILGNPFVFGLGGPGGWYIVTEPELQLGDDVLVPDLAGWRRERLPRAPKVAALALPPDWVCEVLSPSTRLLDRKAKLPVYAREGVRHVWFIDPVFRTLDVFRWESGQYVPLATHTGNGPVHAEPFESMALKLATLWDEPG from the coding sequence ATGGGAAAGAAGCCCGCGACATACGCGGACCTGGAGGCGCTCCCGGAGCATGTCGTGGGAGAGCTTGTCGCGGGGGAGCTGTATGCGAGCCCACGGCCGGCGTTCCCTCATCTCACGGCGGCCTCGTTCTTGATGGCGATCCTTGGCAATCCCTTCGTCTTCGGACTGGGTGGGCCTGGAGGCTGGTACATCGTGACCGAGCCCGAGCTCCAACTGGGAGACGACGTCCTCGTGCCAGACCTCGCGGGTTGGCGGCGCGAGCGGCTCCCCAGGGCGCCGAAGGTCGCGGCGCTGGCCCTGCCACCGGACTGGGTCTGTGAGGTGCTGTCTCCCTCCACGCGACTCCTGGACCGCAAGGCGAAGCTGCCCGTGTACGCGCGCGAGGGCGTGCGGCATGTCTGGTTCATCGACCCGGTCTTCCGCACCCTGGACGTGTTCCGATGGGAGTCGGGGCAATACGTGCCGCTCGCGACCCACACGGGAAATGGCCCGGTGCATGCCGAACCCTTCGAGAGCATGGCATTGAAGCTCGCCACGCTCTGGGACGAGCCGGGCTGA
- a CDS encoding ChaN family lipoprotein, producing MRLSLRSLLAAACVLTGCRTARETATAPVRADCGPAIAGMEAVLKPSAFVVLGEIHGTQEAPAFAARLACHAAALGQPVRLALELPVEEQARIDTFVEGEAGTAGMPTDSAFWNRAVQDGRGSEAMRQLLERVRELRHAGLSVRVVAFDPGGSDRDTTMADQLRQARSQARGDTFIVLVGNLHARRDMGAPWDSKLRFMTHQLLDAEPGLVSLDLANAGGSAWICRGMTPDTCGQQPLRGRGAEQPLGITLQKSADDPDGYDGTYSVGTLHASPPAHGAASTATPAPN from the coding sequence ATGCGACTGTCCCTGCGTTCCCTGCTGGCGGCCGCCTGCGTCCTGACCGGATGCCGGACGGCACGCGAGACGGCGACGGCCCCCGTGCGCGCGGACTGCGGTCCCGCCATTGCTGGCATGGAGGCGGTGCTCAAGCCCTCCGCCTTCGTCGTGCTGGGGGAGATCCACGGCACGCAGGAGGCGCCGGCCTTCGCGGCGCGGCTGGCGTGTCACGCGGCGGCCCTGGGGCAGCCGGTGCGGCTGGCGCTGGAGCTGCCCGTGGAGGAACAGGCGCGCATCGACACCTTCGTCGAGGGGGAGGCGGGGACGGCGGGGATGCCGACCGACAGCGCCTTCTGGAACCGCGCTGTTCAGGACGGCCGCGGCAGCGAGGCCATGCGGCAACTGCTGGAGCGCGTGCGGGAGCTGCGACACGCGGGGCTGTCCGTGCGGGTGGTGGCGTTCGATCCAGGCGGCAGTGACCGCGACACCACCATGGCCGACCAGCTCCGTCAGGCGCGGAGCCAGGCGCGCGGGGACACCTTCATCGTGCTCGTGGGAAACCTGCACGCGCGCCGCGACATGGGAGCGCCCTGGGACAGCAAGCTCCGGTTCATGACGCACCAGCTGCTCGACGCGGAGCCCGGGCTGGTGTCGCTCGACCTGGCGAATGCCGGGGGGAGCGCGTGGATCTGCCGGGGCATGACGCCGGACACCTGTGGCCAGCAGCCGCTGCGCGGCCGGGGCGCGGAGCAGCCCCTGGGCATCACGCTCCAGAAGAGCGCCGACGACCCGGATGGCTACGACGGCACCTACTCCGTCGGAACCCTACACGCCTCGCCGCCCGCGCACGGGGCCGCCTCCACCGCGACGCCCGCGCCGAACTAG
- a CDS encoding YfhO family protein, with protein MDANPGAPISAEPAQRVDEVRPGWRWMLGGLSLVLPALFFFRATFSSDVFLAGDTLRAFYPMRAYWASRVSRGEFPDWFPYDGFGQSFPAIFISGVFHPTTLLHLVLPLGVAVKLTVLLCFPVAFLGTAALLREWGVPRAGALFGALTFTFSGYLVCITNNPTYLLPASTVPAALWGVLRFVRRPTPARLTVGGGLLALVAFGGDAQAFAVTQALGVLVALAEPVTAPGTWARRLGACLLMVATGGLLAAPQLFPAAGLLLTGEPGARSVTEAQYFSLHPLRVGELLLGPFLTDPVGVRGIPEVAVRKLIFVGGFTRAWVDSLYVGTPACVLALAGLGASWRRGRTWVFVGAWLLLVLLVLGSALPVYGWVYQLLPLWRPFRYPEKLASFVVLGLAVGAGLGWRRCLGPGGSSRAVIVAGVGVAALCAAVALGEALGGVWTRGWVLPHWPDIPRAAREGLSGNVVRMGSMAAGLALACAVLAWRPRLGAGWLVLQGAALFLENAPLYQVSPVEILETPPPLVARIRALVPEGEPVRVNTVVKAYGAPPLAGYEFRDRLSLGQVAVLAPDTSVFWGIESAASYLPGRSTRLLRLMADSRRWAGELAPRLSTPYSVVRTEELRGAGPPPGGRVVAEDPLFGLSLMAHAQAPARIHLARPECVASLDEALRRMLAPEPFAPGDAIVECAAPLEAGAGTGSVRVTRESPERFTVEVAADGPSVLVINDAYQPGWSATLDGAPVPILPANVAVRAVAVPTGSHTVMLRYRTPGLLPGLWVGALTLGALAVAMGVTRRRAGKGSAVPSGASG; from the coding sequence GTGGACGCGAACCCTGGCGCACCGATTTCCGCGGAGCCCGCCCAGCGGGTGGACGAGGTCCGGCCCGGCTGGCGCTGGATGCTCGGAGGTCTGTCGCTGGTGCTGCCGGCGCTCTTCTTCTTCCGGGCGACGTTCTCCTCCGACGTCTTCCTGGCGGGGGACACGCTGCGGGCCTTCTACCCGATGCGCGCCTACTGGGCGTCGCGCGTGTCGCGGGGCGAGTTCCCGGACTGGTTCCCCTACGACGGCTTCGGGCAGTCGTTCCCCGCCATCTTCATCTCCGGCGTGTTCCACCCCACGACGCTCCTGCACCTGGTGCTGCCCTTGGGCGTGGCGGTGAAGCTCACCGTGCTCCTGTGCTTCCCGGTGGCCTTCCTGGGAACGGCGGCGCTGCTGCGCGAGTGGGGCGTCCCCCGAGCAGGCGCGCTGTTCGGGGCGCTGACGTTCACCTTCAGCGGGTACCTGGTCTGCATCACCAACAACCCCACGTACCTGCTGCCCGCCAGCACCGTCCCCGCCGCGTTGTGGGGCGTGCTGCGCTTCGTGCGGCGCCCCACGCCCGCGCGGCTGACGGTGGGAGGAGGGTTGCTGGCGCTGGTCGCGTTCGGCGGGGATGCACAGGCGTTCGCCGTCACCCAGGCGCTCGGGGTGCTGGTGGCCCTGGCGGAGCCCGTGACGGCCCCCGGGACCTGGGCCCGGCGCCTGGGGGCCTGTCTCCTGATGGTGGCCACGGGGGGGCTGCTGGCCGCGCCTCAACTGTTCCCCGCCGCGGGGTTGCTGCTGACGGGGGAGCCCGGGGCACGCTCGGTGACGGAGGCGCAGTACTTCTCGCTGCACCCGCTGCGGGTGGGGGAGCTGCTGCTGGGCCCGTTCCTCACGGATCCGGTCGGGGTGCGCGGCATCCCTGAGGTCGCGGTGCGCAAGCTCATCTTCGTGGGGGGCTTCACCCGGGCGTGGGTGGACTCGCTCTACGTGGGGACGCCCGCGTGCGTGCTCGCGCTGGCGGGGCTGGGGGCGTCGTGGCGCCGGGGGCGGACCTGGGTCTTCGTGGGCGCGTGGCTGCTGCTGGTGTTGCTGGTGCTGGGCTCGGCGCTGCCCGTCTACGGCTGGGTGTACCAGCTGCTGCCGCTGTGGCGGCCCTTCCGCTACCCGGAGAAGCTGGCGTCCTTCGTGGTGCTGGGGCTGGCGGTGGGCGCGGGGCTGGGCTGGCGGCGGTGCCTGGGGCCAGGAGGTTCTTCGCGCGCGGTCATCGTCGCGGGCGTGGGCGTCGCGGCGCTCTGCGCGGCCGTCGCGCTGGGGGAGGCGCTGGGCGGGGTGTGGACGCGGGGCTGGGTGCTGCCGCACTGGCCGGACATTCCGCGGGCCGCGAGGGAAGGCCTGTCGGGCAACGTGGTGCGCATGGGGAGCATGGCGGCGGGGCTCGCGCTGGCGTGCGCGGTCCTGGCGTGGCGTCCCCGGCTGGGCGCGGGGTGGCTGGTGCTCCAGGGCGCGGCGCTCTTCCTGGAGAACGCGCCGCTTTATCAGGTGTCTCCGGTGGAGATCCTGGAGACGCCGCCTCCGCTGGTGGCGCGGATCCGCGCGCTCGTGCCGGAGGGGGAGCCGGTGCGGGTGAACACGGTGGTGAAGGCCTACGGTGCGCCACCCCTGGCCGGCTACGAGTTCCGGGACCGGTTGAGCCTGGGGCAGGTGGCGGTGCTGGCACCGGACACGTCGGTGTTCTGGGGCATCGAGAGCGCGGCCAGCTATCTGCCCGGGAGGAGCACGCGGCTGCTCCGGTTGATGGCGGATTCCCGCCGCTGGGCAGGGGAGCTGGCTCCGCGCCTGTCCACGCCCTACTCGGTGGTGCGCACGGAGGAGCTGCGAGGGGCGGGGCCGCCACCGGGAGGACGGGTGGTGGCGGAGGATCCGCTCTTCGGGTTGTCGTTGATGGCCCACGCGCAGGCGCCCGCGCGCATCCATCTGGCCCGGCCGGAGTGCGTGGCCTCGCTCGATGAGGCGCTGCGGCGGATGCTGGCGCCGGAGCCGTTCGCGCCCGGCGACGCCATCGTGGAGTGCGCGGCGCCGCTGGAGGCCGGCGCGGGGACGGGCTCGGTGCGCGTCACCCGCGAGTCGCCGGAGCGCTTCACGGTGGAGGTCGCGGCTGACGGACCTTCGGTGCTGGTGATCAACGACGCCTACCAGCCCGGCTGGTCCGCGACGCTGGATGGTGCGCCTGTTCCCATCCTCCCCGCCAACGTGGCGGTGCGCGCGGTGGCGGTGCCGACAGGCAGCCACACCGTGATGCTGCGCTACCGGACGCCGGGGTTGCTCCCGGGGCTCTGGGTGGGCGCGCTGACGCTGGGCGCGCTGGCGGTCGCGATGGGCGTGACGCGGCGCCGCGCGGGCAAGGGGAGCGCCGTGCCGTCCGGCGCCTCCGGCTGA
- the yhbY gene encoding ribosome assembly RNA-binding protein YhbY yields the protein MPLTGKQRRHLRALGHHLEPVVLVGQSGVTEGVIAAVEQALHDHELIKVKINEGPDGRHEGADRIAEATGSELAQLLGRTALFFKKRKEKSRFEDILKGPHEPKPVAKPAEDKKPRRR from the coding sequence ATGCCCCTCACCGGGAAACAGCGACGCCACCTGAGAGCCCTCGGGCACCACCTGGAGCCCGTGGTCCTCGTCGGACAGTCCGGCGTCACCGAGGGCGTCATCGCCGCCGTCGAGCAGGCGCTGCACGACCACGAACTCATCAAGGTCAAGATCAACGAAGGCCCGGATGGCCGCCATGAAGGCGCCGACCGCATCGCGGAGGCCACCGGTTCGGAGCTCGCGCAGCTCCTGGGCCGCACCGCCCTCTTCTTCAAGAAGCGCAAGGAGAAGTCCCGCTTCGAGGACATCCTCAAGGGCCCGCACGAGCCCAAGCCGGTCGCCAAGCCGGCCGAGGACAAGAAGCCGCGCCGCCGTTAG